Proteins from one Chloroflexota bacterium genomic window:
- a CDS encoding ABC transporter ATP-binding protein, translating into MKSKTTTQDLRTILTDKPLIGLFRLMHDYRLIYLIATLSLGVAAAARTGTYYLLGQFADNIISENANTDGLPLLALGFVGLAAVTGAFTFLSGMLAAYTSENIARRLRNFIFDHIQRLSFTYHDQTKTGELIQRATSDIDAVRRFFSEQFIGAGRIFLLFFVNLIALLLLNWELALYSIVIVPFTIILSVFFFKRVSKVYEKYQEQDAALSNVLQENLTGVRVVKAFARQNFEREKFDSENWEKYQRGRRLLMMHALYWPVSDILTGGQMLAGFVIGALMAIRGEITPGTYLAYAGMVIWIIWPIRNMGRLIVQMSTGMVSFQRVTEVIRQEREPLDTGDYIPEGRVRGEITFKDVSFAYEDGKPVLEHISFTCEPGQIVALLGSTGSGKTTIANLLPRFYDYSGGSILLDGVELSRYPRQFLRSQIGIVEQEPFLFSMSIGDNISYGIDRAVPDEEIIAAAKAAAVHDSIRHFPKGYETLVGEKGVTLSGGQKQRTAIARTIIKDPRILILDDATSSVDIETEAEIRAALERLMKNRTTFIIAHRIQSVMIADKIVVLDKGRIIQMGTHKELLQQEGTYQKIFAIQTQIETELEQEIANA; encoded by the coding sequence ATGAAATCAAAAACAACCACCCAAGATTTACGCACAATTCTCACCGATAAACCGCTGATCGGCTTGTTCCGATTAATGCACGACTATCGCTTGATTTATTTGATCGCCACACTTAGCCTGGGCGTGGCCGCGGCAGCCCGAACAGGGACTTATTACCTGCTAGGGCAATTCGCGGATAATATCATCTCGGAGAATGCCAATACCGATGGGCTGCCGCTGCTCGCACTTGGATTTGTAGGGCTGGCAGCCGTGACCGGAGCGTTTACCTTCCTCAGTGGAATGCTGGCAGCATATACATCCGAGAATATTGCGCGCCGGTTGCGCAACTTCATCTTCGACCACATCCAGCGCCTGAGCTTCACCTACCACGACCAGACCAAAACTGGCGAACTCATCCAACGCGCCACTTCCGATATTGATGCTGTGCGGCGATTTTTTTCCGAGCAGTTCATCGGCGCGGGGCGCATTTTTTTGCTCTTCTTTGTTAATCTGATTGCCCTGTTGCTGCTCAATTGGGAACTGGCGCTGTACTCGATTGTAATCGTGCCTTTTACGATCATTCTCTCGGTATTTTTCTTCAAACGTGTTTCAAAAGTTTACGAAAAATATCAGGAGCAAGATGCCGCCCTCTCAAATGTGCTGCAAGAAAATCTCACTGGCGTACGCGTGGTCAAGGCCTTTGCCCGCCAGAATTTTGAACGCGAGAAATTCGATAGCGAAAACTGGGAAAAATACCAGCGCGGCCGCCGTCTGCTAATGATGCACGCGCTCTATTGGCCGGTTTCCGATATTCTCACCGGCGGGCAAATGCTGGCGGGGTTCGTAATTGGGGCGCTGATGGCCATTCGCGGCGAAATTACGCCCGGAACCTATTTGGCTTACGCGGGCATGGTTATCTGGATTATCTGGCCGATTCGCAATATGGGCCGCCTGATCGTACAAATGTCTACCGGGATGGTTTCATTTCAGCGCGTGACCGAGGTCATCCGCCAGGAACGCGAACCCCTGGACACCGGCGACTACATCCCCGAGGGGCGTGTGCGCGGCGAAATCACTTTCAAGGATGTTTCATTTGCCTACGAAGATGGCAAGCCGGTGCTGGAGCATATCAGTTTCACCTGCGAGCCAGGTCAGATCGTCGCTCTTCTCGGCTCCACTGGCTCCGGAAAAACTACCATCGCCAATTTGCTGCCGCGTTTTTATGATTACAGCGGCGGCAGCATCCTGCTCGATGGGGTAGAACTCAGCCGTTATCCGCGTCAATTCCTGCGCAGCCAGATTGGCATTGTCGAGCAGGAGCCGTTCCTGTTTTCGATGTCAATTGGCGATAATATTAGCTACGGCATTGACCGCGCGGTCCCCGATGAAGAAATTATTGCCGCGGCCAAAGCTGCCGCGGTTCACGATTCAATTCGCCATTTCCCCAAAGGCTACGAAACGCTGGTGGGCGAAAAAGGCGTCACGCTCTCTGGCGGGCAGAAACAGCGCACGGCGATCGCACGCACGATCATTAAAGACCCGCGTATCTTGATCCTGGATGATGCCACGTCCTCCGTAGATATTGAAACCGAGGCCGAAATCCGCGCCGCTCTCGAACGCCTGATGAAGAACCGCACCACCTTCATCATCGCCCATCGCATCCAAAGCGTGATGATCGCCGACAAGATCGTCGTCCTCGATAAGGGGCGCATCATCCAAATGGGCACCCACAAAGAATTGCTGCAACAGGAGGGCACATATCAAAAGATATTCGCCATTCAAACGCAAATCGAAACCGAACTTGAACAGGAAATTGCTAACGCGTGA
- a CDS encoding YigZ family protein: MPRYLIPAKKTRREIQVSNSRFIATIAPAFSVNEAKAFIQRVKDEFSDASHNVPVFIIGHGASVTAHSNDDGEPSGTAGRPALAVLQGSDLGDAAAVITRYFGGSKLGTGGLVRAYSEAIRSVLEVLPRAEKIATCTCQITMPYALFERVRLLSEAHHGIIRNEIFAAEVTVTAEFATAKFADFQQALKELSHGSLTSKIIATNEAAIMPVGSFPDH; encoded by the coding sequence ATGCCCCGCTATCTCATCCCTGCCAAAAAAACGCGCCGAGAAATCCAGGTTTCGAACTCACGCTTCATCGCCACCATCGCCCCTGCCTTCAGCGTGAACGAAGCAAAAGCATTTATTCAGCGTGTCAAAGATGAATTTAGCGATGCTTCACACAATGTTCCCGTTTTTATTATCGGGCATGGCGCATCGGTAACCGCGCATAGCAATGATGACGGCGAACCTTCTGGAACAGCAGGGCGGCCTGCGCTGGCAGTGTTGCAAGGCAGCGACCTGGGGGATGCGGCGGCTGTCATCACCCGCTACTTCGGCGGCAGCAAACTTGGCACTGGCGGCCTGGTACGTGCCTATAGCGAGGCGATACGCAGTGTACTTGAAGTGCTGCCGCGGGCAGAGAAAATCGCCACTTGTACCTGCCAGATCACCATGCCTTATGCCCTGTTTGAGCGCGTGCGCCTGCTCAGCGAGGCGCATCACGGCATCATCCGCAATGAAATTTTCGCCGCAGAAGTGACTGTCACAGCCGAATTTGCCACAGCGAAATTCGCTGATTTCCAGCAAGCCCTCAAAGAGCTTTCACATGGCAGCCTAACATCAAAGATCATCGCCACAAACGAAGCCGCCATTATGCCAGTGGGCAGCTTTCCAGATCATTAA